A portion of the Deinococcus peraridilitoris DSM 19664 genome contains these proteins:
- a CDS encoding Crp/Fnr family transcriptional regulator: MPQRQDLLGSPLFHNVPETAIRMAEEAVVERSFACGEVLVSQEAQGEALFLITQGRARVVRVSLGGRERVLGFMYAPAVFGEIAVLSTSERSASVVADTEVHALMLHRNEFEQLLTRFPKVLLNLAKILADRVASLNDELIALGISTEASMAHLFVNLYRQRAAAGEANARELPLLQNDLMLRLSASRETVSRVLKKLERDKLVRNANGHIQVLDLERLERLGYGLDED; encoded by the coding sequence ATGCCGCAACGCCAAGATCTGCTGGGGTCTCCGCTCTTTCATAACGTCCCCGAAACCGCCATTCGTATGGCCGAGGAGGCGGTGGTCGAGCGCTCTTTTGCCTGCGGTGAAGTGCTGGTTTCCCAAGAGGCCCAGGGAGAAGCGTTGTTTCTGATCACCCAGGGTCGGGCGCGCGTCGTGCGGGTCAGTTTAGGCGGTCGCGAGCGCGTGTTGGGCTTTATGTACGCTCCGGCCGTGTTCGGCGAAATCGCGGTACTGTCGACCAGTGAGCGCAGCGCCAGCGTGGTCGCTGACACTGAGGTGCACGCCCTGATGCTGCACCGCAACGAATTCGAGCAGCTTTTGACCCGCTTTCCCAAAGTGCTGCTCAACCTCGCCAAAATCCTGGCAGACCGCGTCGCCTCGCTGAACGACGAACTGATCGCATTGGGAATCAGCACCGAGGCTTCGATGGCGCACCTCTTCGTGAACCTTTACCGGCAACGCGCCGCTGCGGGCGAAGCGAACGCACGGGAACTGCCACTGCTGCAAAATGATTTGATGCTGCGCCTCTCGGCCTCGCGCGAGACGGTGTCGCGCGTGCTCAAAAAGCTCGAGCGCGACAAACTGGTGCGCAACGCCAACGGGCATATTCAGGTGCTGGACCTCGAACGCCTGGAGAGACTCGGCTACGGTCTCGACGAGGACTGA
- a CDS encoding acyl-CoA dehydrogenase family protein yields MTYDPTPDQRVILDALKSFLRNRVAPGAAERDQTGEFPLELTRELGELGVMGAQTPEEYGGAGLDTATFAMIIEEIAAVDGSLCLTVASHNSLCQGHILIAGTEEQKRRFLPDLASARKLGAWGLTEPGSGSDSGGLGTRAVLQDDGSWILNGSKNFITQGSVGGTYVILARTDAPRPGRSKNDGISAFVFNRDEVQGFSIGRTEDKLGLRSSDTAQLIFEDVRLDAGALLGQRGGAFKDVMRVLDGGRIGIGAMGLGLGRAAFEFAARYAVEREQFGQPIAHNQGIGFKLADMDTQLEAARLLLRKAADLKDQGRDFTVSAARAKLFASEVGVKACDEAIQILGGYGYIKEYPVERFWRDNRLTRIGEGTSEVQRLIISRHIIGRYAQQNVTA; encoded by the coding sequence ATGACCTATGATCCGACGCCCGACCAACGAGTGATTCTCGATGCCCTCAAAAGCTTTCTGCGCAACCGGGTTGCCCCCGGTGCCGCCGAGCGGGACCAGACCGGCGAATTTCCGCTTGAATTGACCCGTGAATTGGGAGAGCTGGGTGTGATGGGGGCCCAGACGCCCGAGGAGTACGGTGGCGCTGGGCTCGACACCGCCACTTTTGCCATGATCATCGAGGAGATTGCGGCAGTGGACGGCAGCCTGTGTCTGACGGTCGCATCGCACAACTCGCTGTGCCAGGGGCATATCCTCATTGCCGGCACAGAAGAGCAAAAGCGCCGATTCCTGCCTGACCTCGCCAGCGCCCGCAAACTCGGCGCCTGGGGTTTGACCGAACCGGGCAGCGGCAGCGACTCGGGCGGTCTCGGGACCCGTGCGGTCCTGCAGGACGACGGCTCCTGGATTCTCAACGGCAGCAAGAACTTCATCACCCAGGGCAGTGTGGGTGGCACCTATGTCATTCTCGCGCGCACTGATGCCCCCCGCCCGGGACGCAGCAAGAACGACGGCATCAGCGCCTTCGTATTCAACCGTGACGAGGTTCAGGGATTTTCGATCGGCCGCACCGAGGACAAACTGGGCTTGCGCTCCAGCGATACCGCGCAGCTGATCTTCGAGGATGTGCGGCTGGACGCGGGCGCGTTGCTCGGTCAGCGCGGAGGAGCCTTCAAGGACGTGATGCGCGTACTGGACGGTGGTCGGATCGGTATCGGCGCGATGGGCCTGGGCCTGGGGCGCGCTGCCTTCGAATTCGCCGCCCGGTACGCCGTCGAACGCGAGCAGTTCGGGCAACCGATCGCGCACAATCAGGGCATCGGCTTCAAGCTGGCCGACATGGACACCCAGCTCGAAGCGGCGCGTCTGCTGCTGCGTAAGGCGGCCGACCTCAAGGATCAGGGGCGTGATTTTACGGTGAGTGCCGCGCGCGCCAAGCTGTTCGCATCTGAAGTGGGCGTCAAGGCCTGCGATGAGGCGATTCAGATTCTGGGCGGGTACGGTTACATCAAGGAATATCCGGTCGAGCGTTTCTGGCGTGATAACCGCCTGACCCGCATCGGCGAGGGTACGAGCGAAGTGCAGAGGCTGATCATCTCCCGCCACATCATCGGTCGCTACGCCCAGCAAAACGTCACAGCCTGA
- a CDS encoding ABC transporter ATP-binding protein gives MALDLRHQFGDVRILHGVSLTVQPGEVVAVAGPSGSGKSTLLHLIAGLDQPTGGEIHWDGQRIDHLSGEVRAGLRARRLGLVFQHHYLLDDLSVLENVALPALVLGGDGRARARALLAQVGLAHREQQRPGTLSGGERQRAALARALLTRPALLLADEPTGSLDRANAVAVAELLVRLARSERAGVLLVTHDENLAARADRVLHLLDGRIEEQVRETVFPI, from the coding sequence ATGGCCCTTGACCTTCGGCACCAGTTTGGCGACGTGCGGATTCTTCACGGAGTCAGCCTGACCGTGCAGCCCGGCGAAGTGGTGGCGGTTGCCGGGCCGTCGGGCAGCGGAAAGTCCACGCTGCTGCACCTGATCGCCGGGCTCGATCAACCGACCGGAGGCGAAATTCACTGGGACGGTCAGCGAATCGACCACCTCAGTGGCGAGGTTCGCGCGGGATTGCGCGCGCGTCGTCTGGGGCTGGTGTTTCAACATCATTACCTGCTCGACGATCTGAGCGTGCTCGAAAATGTGGCACTGCCTGCGCTGGTGCTGGGCGGCGACGGGCGCGCACGGGCGCGCGCGCTGCTCGCACAGGTCGGACTCGCTCACCGTGAGCAGCAGCGGCCGGGCACGCTGTCGGGAGGCGAACGCCAGCGGGCTGCGTTGGCCCGCGCCTTGCTGACGCGCCCTGCGCTGCTGCTCGCCGATGAGCCGACCGGCAGCCTCGACCGCGCCAACGCGGTGGCAGTGGCCGAACTGCTGGTGAGGCTGGCGCGTTCCGAACGGGCCGGGGTGCTGCTGGTGACCCACGACGAAAATTTGGCGGCCCGCGCTGACCGGGTGCTGCACCTGCTCGACGGCCGCATCGAGGAACAGGTGCGCGAGACTGTTTTCCCCATCTGA
- a CDS encoding VanW family protein: MKGPPAAPSSTPSRRPLVWLGVALLTTTALSLTVATRDEAGLPDGTTVAGVVLSGLTPHEAQLRLEAAELRAPQVTVRAGDQSWLVDGAQLGWRVDAAATVRELQAGLGSVLNRTVARLSGRGPSEGRLVVQIDPTLAKSKLDALTGPFQRAPQDAEIYFDSSARRYAWRADRSGVIFDTQQATNDFLGHPQQFELTVPFTVRHASFTSDEAQVVVGEGNRLMRPLSLKLVGSSRQLQLTPTQVANLYWVRPHGIELDHKTIAEAVDRTSRQVGQPALDARFVPQHGRLVPQKEQTGLVSAKSAAAMLRQAVMRPEVQNLTLPSETVLPSLTVDGLPDPAKLSVIGEGRSGYLGSSAQRVTNVNVAARKLSGYVVAPGEDFSFLSAIGRINADSGYASALVIAGGRTVEGVGGGVCQVSTTAFRALYSAGLPVVERHQHAYRVGWYNPQVGFEAAVYDPGLDLRMKNDTGGPLLIRAFNDPQKGQLVVRLYGVAQQRKVSVGPAVILSRTPAPAPQYVVNPHLAAGQRRQVDWAADGYNLYITRTITDAGGQHTEKLSTTYKPWRAVYEVGQAPVATPPPPWNTTKPPVSSKPTGQS; this comes from the coding sequence ATGAAGGGCCCCCCCGCTGCGCCGTCTTCCACCCCATCACGACGACCTCTCGTGTGGCTCGGTGTCGCCTTGCTGACCACCACGGCACTGAGCCTGACCGTGGCCACCCGCGATGAAGCCGGACTGCCCGACGGTACCACCGTTGCGGGCGTCGTCCTCAGCGGGTTGACGCCGCACGAAGCTCAACTGCGTCTTGAAGCCGCGGAACTCCGCGCGCCACAGGTCACCGTACGGGCCGGCGACCAGAGCTGGCTCGTGGACGGCGCCCAGCTGGGCTGGCGCGTGGACGCCGCGGCCACCGTACGTGAGCTGCAGGCAGGCCTTGGCAGTGTCCTTAACCGGACCGTCGCGCGGCTCAGCGGACGTGGTCCTTCCGAGGGACGGCTGGTCGTGCAAATTGACCCCACCCTCGCCAAGAGCAAGCTCGACGCGCTGACCGGACCATTTCAGCGCGCGCCCCAGGATGCCGAGATCTATTTCGATTCGTCGGCGCGGCGCTACGCCTGGCGCGCCGACCGGAGCGGCGTCATTTTCGATACCCAGCAGGCCACCAACGATTTCTTGGGGCACCCGCAACAATTTGAACTGACGGTCCCGTTCACCGTCCGCCATGCATCGTTCACGAGTGACGAGGCGCAGGTCGTGGTGGGCGAAGGAAACCGGCTGATGCGCCCGCTCAGCCTGAAGCTCGTGGGTTCCTCACGTCAGCTGCAGCTCACGCCGACCCAGGTGGCCAACCTGTACTGGGTACGTCCTCACGGCATCGAACTGGACCATAAAACCATCGCTGAGGCCGTCGACCGTACCAGTCGGCAGGTCGGGCAACCGGCCCTGGACGCACGCTTCGTTCCTCAGCACGGCCGGCTTGTCCCCCAGAAAGAACAGACGGGTCTGGTGTCCGCCAAGAGTGCGGCCGCCATGTTGCGTCAGGCAGTCATGCGACCCGAGGTGCAAAACCTGACCCTGCCTTCGGAAACGGTCCTGCCCTCGCTCACCGTGGACGGGCTCCCCGATCCTGCCAAGCTCTCGGTGATCGGCGAAGGCCGCAGCGGGTATCTGGGTTCCTCGGCGCAGCGGGTTACCAACGTCAACGTGGCCGCACGAAAACTCAGCGGCTACGTGGTTGCCCCCGGCGAGGACTTTTCCTTTCTGAGCGCCATCGGGCGCATCAACGCCGATTCAGGCTACGCGAGCGCTCTGGTCATTGCGGGCGGACGTACCGTCGAGGGTGTGGGGGGTGGTGTGTGCCAGGTGTCCACGACGGCCTTCCGGGCACTCTACTCGGCCGGCCTGCCAGTGGTGGAGCGTCACCAGCACGCATACCGGGTCGGCTGGTACAACCCCCAGGTCGGCTTCGAAGCTGCCGTCTACGATCCCGGCCTCGATCTGCGCATGAAAAACGACACAGGAGGGCCGCTGCTCATCCGGGCCTTCAACGATCCGCAAAAAGGCCAGCTGGTCGTGCGGCTCTATGGTGTAGCTCAGCAGCGGAAAGTGAGCGTCGGTCCGGCCGTGATTCTGTCACGAACTCCCGCGCCCGCCCCGCAGTATGTGGTGAATCCACACCTGGCTGCCGGTCAACGAAGGCAGGTCGACTGGGCGGCCGACGGCTACAACCTCTACATCACGCGGACCATCACCGACGCCGGCGGACAGCACACCGAGAAACTCAGCACCACCTACAAGCCCTGGCGCGCGGTGTACGAGGTCGGCCAGGCGCCCGTCGCCACTCCGCCACCCCCTTGGAACACGACCAAACCTCCTGTTTCCAGCAAACCTACCGGTCAAAGCTGA
- a CDS encoding DeoD-type purine-nucleoside phosphorylase, with the protein MSQIHVRAQPQDVAPFVLLPGDPGRARWIAETYLDDPALYTEHRGLLGFTGTYQGIRVSVQTTGMGCPSASIVAEELVRLGATHLLRVGTCGAATPTLKAAELVIAQAAVPNDGTTRQYLGGAPYAPTASYALVEASVKAARAHGLRHHVGLIMTEDAFYASSPEHARKWAGYGVLAFEMEASALFLVAAMRGVQAGCLVTVSNDIGDPQLVPDEVLARGVDEMVRTALDAFVLIARGER; encoded by the coding sequence ATGAGTCAGATTCACGTGCGCGCCCAACCTCAGGACGTGGCGCCGTTTGTCCTGCTGCCCGGTGATCCGGGTCGGGCCCGCTGGATTGCTGAAACCTACCTGGACGACCCCGCGCTCTACACCGAGCACCGCGGGCTTCTCGGCTTCACCGGCACCTACCAGGGGATTCGGGTAAGCGTGCAGACCACTGGCATGGGCTGCCCGAGCGCCAGCATCGTGGCCGAAGAGCTGGTGCGCCTGGGCGCCACCCACCTGTTGCGTGTCGGTACCTGCGGTGCCGCGACCCCCACACTCAAGGCAGCCGAGCTGGTGATCGCTCAGGCGGCGGTGCCCAACGACGGCACCACCCGCCAGTATCTGGGCGGCGCACCTTATGCACCCACGGCCAGCTACGCGCTGGTAGAGGCCAGCGTCAAGGCCGCGCGCGCGCACGGCCTGAGGCATCATGTCGGGCTGATCATGACCGAGGACGCCTTCTATGCCTCGTCACCCGAGCATGCCCGAAAATGGGCTGGGTACGGCGTGCTCGCCTTCGAGATGGAAGCCAGCGCGCTCTTTCTGGTCGCCGCCATGCGCGGAGTACAGGCCGGGTGCCTTGTCACGGTGAGCAACGACATCGGCGATCCGCAACTGGTGCCCGACGAGGTGCTGGCCCGCGGCGTCGACGAGATGGTGCGCACTGCCCTCGACGCCTTCGTGCTGATCGCGCGGGGTGAACGCTGA
- a CDS encoding S-layer homology domain-containing protein, translated as MRKPVLLVSALTVALGLGAAAAQTNTTQTTTQAPASFSDVPAGHWAREAVELITQRGLIQGFPDGTFRGNENLTRYQAALIFFRLLQSGQLSSMTPQDQGTVAQGMAEVAAELASVTARLNDLEAANAQQQARLQALEQQVQRAGSAATTGNTAALEQRIAALEQAIQTLQRQAATPAPAPAPAGNTTALEQRIAALEQRAAQPAPAPSTPPASNTGVAVVPGQGTTVVVGSGAAPIITSPNTFVGISGNYAFGSPFSFSTLGYNVTLGTSNLFGRFGGRLDVGFAPGTGAIDGAASLKLDLASGTLEPYVGLGAGATYSAATDGSGASVLDYYANSFFGADFRFTDTLAVFAEVNPRYYFSNMGSASMPGFGIGAKAGLKFFF; from the coding sequence ATGCGCAAGCCAGTACTTCTGGTCTCGGCCCTCACGGTCGCGCTCGGCCTTGGCGCCGCAGCAGCTCAGACCAACACCACCCAGACGACCACGCAGGCGCCGGCTTCGTTCAGCGACGTTCCCGCCGGGCACTGGGCTCGGGAAGCGGTGGAGCTGATCACGCAACGCGGCCTCATTCAGGGATTCCCCGACGGTACGTTCCGCGGCAACGAAAACCTGACCCGCTACCAGGCAGCCCTGATTTTCTTCCGCCTGCTGCAGAGCGGTCAGCTTTCCAGCATGACTCCGCAGGACCAGGGTACCGTCGCCCAAGGCATGGCCGAAGTGGCCGCCGAGCTGGCCTCGGTCACTGCGCGCCTGAACGATCTCGAAGCAGCCAACGCGCAACAGCAGGCCCGCCTGCAGGCACTGGAGCAACAGGTCCAGCGCGCGGGCAGCGCTGCGACCACCGGCAACACCGCCGCGCTGGAGCAGCGCATTGCAGCGCTGGAGCAAGCCATCCAGACGCTGCAGCGACAGGCCGCAACGCCCGCGCCTGCGCCCGCTCCTGCCGGAAACACCACTGCGCTGGAGCAGCGCATTGCGGCGCTCGAGCAGCGCGCCGCGCAACCGGCGCCCGCTCCGTCGACCCCGCCCGCTTCCAACACGGGCGTGGCCGTGGTCCCCGGGCAAGGCACGACCGTCGTGGTTGGCAGCGGCGCCGCACCGATCATCACCTCACCGAACACCTTTGTGGGGATCAGCGGCAATTACGCCTTCGGTTCACCGTTCAGCTTCAGCACGCTCGGCTACAACGTCACGCTGGGCACCTCGAACCTGTTCGGCCGTTTCGGTGGTCGCCTTGACGTCGGCTTTGCTCCCGGTACCGGCGCCATTGACGGCGCGGCCAGCCTGAAACTCGACCTGGCTTCCGGCACACTCGAACCCTACGTGGGGCTCGGCGCTGGCGCGACGTATTCTGCTGCCACCGACGGCAGCGGTGCCAGCGTACTGGACTACTACGCCAACAGCTTCTTCGGAGCCGATTTCCGTTTCACGGACACGCTGGCGGTCTTCGCGGAAGTCAACCCCCGCTACTACTTCAGCAACATGGGCAGCGCTTCGATGCCCGGCTTCGGCATCGGTGCCAAAGCCGGCTTGAAGTTCTTCTTCTAA